The window GAAACCTGACTTGATCAGGAGTTTATATCCTCACTAGGTTTGCAATGAGATTTTTAGTATGCCTATTTCCAAAACAGGATGCTTCAATGATAAACTGCTTTGGAAGCACTCATCTTCTGGTGACTTCCAAGTTCATAAGGCTTATTCCTTACTTTTGGAAGACTTTCAAGCCTCCTGTTCTAATTCTAGGCCTAGTGTCTCAATTCCTAAGGTAGTTTGGAGATTGATTTGGAGAGTTAAGCTTCCTATGAAGATTGGGACTTATGTTTGGAAGATGCTACATGACTGTCTCATCACTTTTTTGAATCTAAATAGTAGATGGATTAATGCCAATAGAGATTGCCCCTTTTGTAATGTTGAAGTTGAAAGCTCCATGCATCTGTTTCTTTCTTGTTAGTTTGCTAGAACCATCTGGAATGGATCCACTTTGTGTTTCCATATCTCTTCTTTGTCTAACATCTCGGTCCAAAATTGGATTTGTTCCTTGTTGATCAGACATAAGAAGTTGAATCCAGAGGGTATGAGTTTTTTGCAAAATCTATTTACAATTCTGTGGTCAATTTGGAACCATAGGAATGTGGTTGTACATGACAATATTCAACCAGACCCTCTTGGTGTGTTGTTAATGGCTCAAACTTTGTCTTGCAGGTACCAAGAAGCTTTTAGCAAGGAAGAGTCTCAACAATTCAAGGAGTACAAACACTTAAGCGATCCCAATCCTATTGGGGGTTAGTGGCAAATAGTTCTTAAACTAGCAGGTGCAAGAAGGAGGGGTCATTTTGGTAGTGCTTTTGCTTATGAGGCTAAGAACAAAGAAGGTGAAGTGGTGCTTTGAGGGGTCAGAAGTTGTGTAGCATACTCAGCTGCTGGTGCTTTGCATGAAGCTCTAGTGGAAGCCTCTATCCAGGCAAGGACCCTTGGTTTTTAGCAAGTTTTGGTACTCAGCAACTGCAGAAAGTTAGTCCTCTTTAATGGGTGTGCTAAGCCTGATTGGAGAGAAAGAACAATGATGGCAGATCTTAGCTGCATACAACAAGTTGGTGTAGTGTTTAAGCTGATTTTTGTTCCTAAGGTTGTCCTTGAAAATGTATACCATGTAGCAAGTCAGGCTACTAATGTGCCAACTCATGTTTGTTGGACTCATATGTCTCCTATTGTTATTTAACTGTTTgtatttcttccttttttggtgtaaaaaaaaggattaattgTGACATATAAAAGAGTCAATCATGGAGGTTTCAGTTGCAATAGTGAAACTTAAGATGGCATAaatatttcatgtttttttgggaatgttttttgttgttaatttgTGATGAATGTGATCCCTCAAATTTTAGCAAAGTCAACATTCCTCATGGCTACAATGTCAAAGCTTACATCTTTAtattgtttcattttatttttacgaTTTTGTAGAGATTTTGAAGAAATTTAGAAGGTTATTTTGGCATTACATTGAAGAAGAAAGTTCCTGAGAATCATGgtttttggttgaagtttgaTGAGAAGAAGGGTAGAGAGAGTTATGAGAAATTGGAGAGTTTGACAAAGAAAGAGGTTGTTAGTTTTAGGACCATAGGTAGTGCTTCTGAAATTGAAATATAGAATTTCCATATTCCCAAATTGTCCAATGAAACTTAGGTTTCCATGGAGAATTTACAATTGTCATCATTAATAGAGTTTGTGAACTCACTAATTTTTCATCCTACTAACATGACAACCCCAGGTTTATAATTACTTTAGCAATAATAGCATGTGGGGATGATAATAAAGATGGTTGAGAAATGAACAACAATATCTGATGTCGTGAAAATGAACAACAATATTTGATGTTGCGGAAACTACAAGAAAACATACACATTGATTTctaaatggaaaaagaaattaaacatgTTAGCTTTTGAATAAAAACCTAGAATCCACAAAGAGTTCCTTGAATCCATAAGGTGATAGGGTTCTGAAATCCACTAGAGAGAAATAGACAAAGTCtgtatacataaatatatatatatatatatatattataaatctaaaaaactGAAATGCCCTGGAGGCTCAAAATgtttaaatagttaaaaaaaataaaaaataaaaaactagggCGGCTAGAAAAACATCCAGAAACTCTAATCGTGCTAATCACGTAATTAGGtggcaaaatagtaattttttccaaaaatagcaaaattgaGATAATTGtggaaattgaaaatacttTCTCTAAGAGATATTTCAAAACAAACGAGACcttattatgatttttaaactaaaagttattaagtaagaacaaatattactaaaaattgcaaaaacacTGTTTTCAGGGCCTTAATGAAGGAATTCGCCTAAATTTGGGCGACCCTTGAGTCTCAGGTCTGGACTAGAATGTTGTTTCCCTTCAACTTACCAAATTTTATGCAATTCCGGCATCGTCGCCCTGATGGCATCTGTTGGTACTCCCTAGATTTTGCGTCATGATTTCTGGCACCTTTGCTGCTCCAAGAAGGCATGTACTGTCTGTTCTACatcagtattttattttattttttttacaaacaatATCCTTTTTTAATAGTGTAATTTTgcgttaaaattttatttttgttcttctcttatGACTATTATATTGTGTTGGaattattaattcaaaatcATTTATAATTAATTGTACTATTGAATAAAGTGAACATACATAATTTTTGCTAACTAAACCGCGCATCAGTTATGACtagtatattattatataagtaaagcttttctttttcatccaaaaaaaggGCTCTGCCATTTGGCATGTTTGGCACTTCTAATGTTAGCCATGCGGTgaatctctcatttttttttttttttttttgatgggaaactTAGAAGAAATATCATTCCACACTGAAATTGAAATACAACAGAGCCAAGAAGGAAGAGATTACATCAGATCATCTCTAAGAATATTCAGAATACAAGGGGGAAGGATTCCTTTCCAAATTTTGGATTGGCCTGAAGATTTAGCTTCTTTTGCCAGAGTGTGTGCTGCTCTGTTGCCATCCCTTTTCAGGTGATGGAAGGAACAGTGGCTGAAGGTGCTAGACGCTACCCTAATGTCCTCAAGGATGTGGCTGAAATCGTTGCCAGCAACCCTAGAAGATAAGCTGAGGATGATGGATAGTGCATCGGACTCAAAAAAGGCCTGGTCAATCTGCATCTCTGAGGCAAAAAGGACTCCATGAAGTAGCGCATATGCTTCTATAGTTTCAGTAGGGAAACAAGAAGGGAGGACTAAACTAAGAGCACCAATGTAGGAGTCCCTAATAACGACTCCGATGTAGGAGTTACCACCCCCTGCTTCAGTTGCGCCGTCCATGTTGACCTTAAAAAAGCTAGTTGGTGGAGCAGTCCAATGGTCACGGGTAGGGGGGAGGGATGGGAGAGAGGTGAGCCGAGCATCATTAAAATCCAAGAAAGCTCTTTTAGCAGAATCCTAAACCTGGGCTGGCGAGATTGCATAGTCATTGTGAATGGCTTGATTTCTATTCCCCCAGATTGAccataagaccgtgaagaataaGTCCAACTCCCTTAGCAGGCCAAAGCCAATGAACTTAGAAGCAAGGTTCATAAAGTCAACATTTGTAGTTGATAAATTCACTGGGCAGTTAGACCAATAAACCCAGGTTTGTTTGGCATGGGAGCAAAGGAGCAGGGCATGTTGGATGGATTCCATTTCCTTGTCACATAACGGGCAAAAACCAGAAATGTTAAGACCTCGGCAACAAAGGTTTAGCATGGTTGGAAGGCCATTTCTGCAAACTCTCCAAGCAAAGATCCAAACCTTTGGCGTAACATTTAGATGCCCAATGGTTTTCCAGAAAGAGGTTTGGTTGTGCTCAGCTGTGCTCTCACCAGTTTCATCTTCACCAACCATACGCATAGCAATATAGTACGCGCTTTTCACAATGAAGGAACCTTTTGTTGCCCATCCAAATGAGCTGGTCTTCGGGAAGGCTATAGCTAATAGGGATCTTGAGAATAGATTCAGCCTAAAAAGGTAGAAAGATAGACCTCACCAAATCCGTTTTCCACCATTTTGTATCCTCTTCTATGAGTGATGAGACCATTGAGAAGTTGCCAAAATTTGATTGAGGTGAGATCACCTTATAGGTGGTTGGTGTTGGGAGCCAACTATCATCCCAAATATGGATCCATTTGCCGTTACCCACCCTCCAACGAGTGCCTTCTTTTAAAACCCTTAAGCTGTTATGGATGCTTCTCCAAGCATAGCTAGGATTACTTCCAATCCTTGAGTTTAGAACATCCTCAAAGGGGAAGTATTTTGCTTTATAGACCCGAGCAACCAAGGAGGTGGGATTTGTGAGAATCTGCCACCCTTGTTTTGCAAGTAAGGCTAGGTTTAAGGCTTGGAGGTTTTGGAAGCCCATGCCACCATATAATTTGAACTTACACATCTTTTTCCAACTAACCCAAGCAATTTTTTACTCTTGGTttctttggccccaccaaaagtTTTTCATCATTCTTTCCAAGTCGTCACACAAGGATTTTGGAAGTTGGAAACAACTCATAGTGTATGTGGGCACCGCTTGTGCCACGGCTTTGACAAGAACTTCCCTACCACCAATGGAAAGAAGTTTCCCTTTCCACCCCGCTAGTTTCTTGCCCACTATTTCCTTAATTTCAACAAAGACTTGAGTTTTTGATTTCCCAATCAAGGAGGGGAGACCAAGGTACTCCTTGTGCTGAGAGTCTTGCATTGGGCCAAGAGAATTAAGGATCTCATCCCTAGTGGCAGAGGGGGTGTTTGGGCTAAAGAAGACCGAGGACTTATCTGGATTgattttttgacccgaagcagATTCATAGACACCAAGGATGCTCATAAGCTCATTACACTCTTGGACATTAGCCTTGCAAAATAGGACGCTATCATTTGCGAAGAAGAGGTGTGTGATAGAGGGGCAGCCCCTACAGATGGAGACCCCCTTAAGAGCCTGATTTCTTGCAGCTTGGTGGATAAGCACAAAGAGACCCTCTGcgcaaagaagaaaaaggccTGGAGGGAGAGGGTCACCTTGACGAAGGCCCCTCAAGGGGGTAATGCATCCATAGGATTCCCCATTGATGATGACAGAGTATGAGACTGTAGAAATACATTGCATAATAAGAGAGACCCATTTACTGTGAAAGCCCAATTTTTCCATGACTCTCTTGATAAAACCCCACTCGACTTGATCAAACGCCTTGCTCATATCGAGCTTGATGGACATGAAACCATCCTTACCTACTGTTTTGTGGTTCAAATAATGCATGAGCTCAAATGCCACAAGGACATTATCAGTTATGAGTCTATCTGCTGTGAAGGCACTTTGATTTTCAGCTATCACAAGGGGAAGGACAGCATTTAACTGGTTTGCAAGGACTTTTGAAATGAGCTTGTACGTGATGTTACATAAGCTGATAGGACAGAACTCTATCATCCTAGCGGGGTGATTTATTTTTGGGATTAGAGATATATTAGTCTTATTAATTTCAGTCATGGGCAAATTCGAATTTAACACATTTAAGACCATATTAGTAATATCTCTACCCACTATACTCCAGTATCTTTGAAAGAAAATGGCTGACATACCGTCGGGGTCGGGGGATTTGGTCGGATGGATTTGGTGGAGGGCTCTCAGAACTTCTTCACTGGTGAAGGTTTTGGTGAGCTCAGCATTCATATCGTCTGAAACCCGAGTTAGGATGGTGTTAAAGACATCCTCAATTCTGCTTGGAGAGCTAGAAGTGTAAATCTTTGTGAAATAATCCACCGCTGTGCGAGCAATATTGTCTCTGTCATCACACCAAAAGCCTTCATCATTCCATAATcccaaaatggtgtttttctttcttctctcagAAGCTCTAGTGTGAAAGAACTT of the Quercus robur chromosome 10, dhQueRobu3.1, whole genome shotgun sequence genome contains:
- the LOC126703977 gene encoding uncharacterized protein LOC126703977 gives rise to the protein MDGATEAGGGNSYIGVVIRDSYIGALSLVLPSCFPTETIEAYALLHGVLFASEMQIDQAFFESDALSIILSLSSRVAGNDFSHILEDIRVASSTFSHCSFHHLKRDGNRAAHTLAKEAKSSGQSKIWKGILPPCILNILRDDLM